Proteins encoded in a region of the Verrucomicrobiia bacterium genome:
- a CDS encoding ABC transporter permease, translating into MFQNVGEMVILFWRTLLALPLAWRQRQKVFDQLFEIGNASLLMVCVLSFFIGAVIALQTGPVLVERGLHSYVGGMVGYSIARELAPIMMGVLLAGRIGSAMTAEIGSMRVYQEIDALRTMNINPVHYLVLPRMIGMGVAMPMLVTFAILVGWLGGATVAATNHQIEISFQVFFQDLRTVVDLGDVIHGVVKSFCFAIVIGLVSCHQGLITRGGPRGIGRSVTKSVVNSIVLIIILDYLLTRVLQK; encoded by the coding sequence ATGTTTCAAAACGTCGGCGAAATGGTGATCTTGTTCTGGCGCACGCTGCTGGCCCTGCCTTTGGCGTGGCGGCAGCGGCAGAAGGTCTTCGACCAGCTTTTTGAGATCGGCAACGCCAGCCTGCTGATGGTGTGCGTGCTCTCGTTCTTCATCGGCGCCGTCATCGCGCTGCAAACCGGGCCGGTGCTGGTGGAGCGTGGGTTGCATAGTTACGTGGGCGGCATGGTGGGCTATTCCATCGCCCGCGAGCTGGCCCCGATTATGATGGGGGTGCTGCTGGCCGGACGCATCGGCTCGGCCATGACGGCGGAGATTGGCTCCATGCGTGTTTACCAGGAAATCGACGCGTTGCGCACCATGAACATCAACCCGGTGCATTACCTGGTGTTGCCCCGGATGATTGGCATGGGGGTGGCCATGCCGATGCTGGTGACGTTTGCCATTCTGGTCGGCTGGCTGGGCGGCGCAACCGTTGCCGCCACGAACCACCAGATTGAAATCTCCTTCCAGGTGTTCTTCCAGGACCTGCGCACCGTGGTCGACCTCGGTGACGTCATCCACGGCGTGGTCAAAAGTTTCTGCTTTGCCATCGTCATCGGCCTCGTGTCCTGTCATCAGGGCCTGATCACCCGCGGCGGCCCGCGGGGAATTGGCCGGTCGGTGACCAAATCGGTGGTCAACTCGATTGTGTTGATCATCATCCTTGACTACCTGCTCACCCGCGTGCTCCAGAAATGA
- the dnaN gene encoding DNA polymerase III subunit beta produces MNLTISKDQIIHGLQAVQNVVSTRTTLPILSNVLLEAEGNRLKLTATDLDVTVSCSVEAQVKKGGATTVPVKKLFGIVRELSNSDIELEVDEKNNCSIRSGASFYKVNGLAAEEYPPMPKFKDDKKVSLKQETVKTMMRKTSFAISTDESRYVLNGIFMSLKDHKLTMVATDGRRLALVDEEVDVTEQSQGEFIVPAKAVNELNRLLQGAGELEIRYSENQAAFNLKDDKGFSILIISKLIEGNYPNYRQVIPGEAKERVQLVREEFLHALRRAEIMTSEKSNSVKLTFTKNNLAITANSPEVGEARESIAVNYKGKDMAIAFNPKYMIDPLNALAEDEVFFELIDELSPGVLKINGPFLYVVMPMRLS; encoded by the coding sequence ATGAACCTGACCATTTCCAAGGATCAAATCATTCACGGTCTGCAGGCGGTCCAGAACGTGGTCAGCACGCGCACCACCCTGCCGATTCTCTCCAACGTGCTGCTCGAAGCCGAGGGCAATCGCCTCAAACTCACCGCCACCGACCTCGATGTGACGGTGTCCTGCTCCGTTGAGGCGCAGGTCAAGAAAGGCGGCGCCACCACGGTGCCCGTCAAAAAGCTGTTTGGCATCGTGCGCGAACTCTCCAATAGCGACATCGAGCTGGAAGTGGACGAAAAGAACAATTGCAGCATCCGTTCCGGCGCTTCGTTCTACAAGGTGAACGGCCTCGCCGCGGAGGAATATCCGCCGATGCCGAAGTTCAAGGACGACAAAAAGGTCTCGCTCAAGCAGGAAACCGTCAAAACAATGATGCGTAAAACGTCGTTCGCCATCTCCACAGACGAGTCGCGCTACGTTCTGAACGGCATTTTCATGAGCCTGAAGGACCACAAGCTCACGATGGTGGCCACCGACGGCCGCCGTCTCGCACTCGTGGACGAGGAAGTGGACGTCACCGAGCAAAGCCAGGGTGAATTCATCGTGCCCGCCAAGGCGGTGAACGAGTTGAACCGCCTGCTGCAAGGCGCGGGCGAACTGGAAATTCGTTACAGCGAAAATCAGGCAGCCTTCAACCTCAAGGACGACAAGGGATTTTCCATCCTCATCATCAGCAAGCTCATCGAAGGCAATTATCCCAACTATCGCCAGGTTATTCCCGGCGAGGCGAAGGAGCGCGTGCAGCTCGTGCGTGAGGAATTCCTCCATGCCTTGCGCCGTGCGGAAATAATGACCAGCGAGAAGTCGAACTCGGTGAAGCTGACCTTCACCAAGAACAACCTCGCCATCACGGCCAATTCTCCCGAAGTGGGCGAAGCGCGCGAAAGCATCGCGGTGAACTACAAGGGCAAGGACATGGCCATTGCGTTCAACCCAAAATACATGATCGACCCGTTGAACGCGCTGGCCGAGGACGAAGTTTTCTTCGAGCTGATCGACGAACTCAGCCCCGGCGTGTTGAAGATCAACGGCCCGTTCCTCTACGTCGTCATGCCGATGCGGTTGAGTTGA
- a CDS encoding cysteine desulfurase family protein: protein MRTIYFDYNATTPLDPEVGAAMQPYFAAEWGNPSSIHHVGRRARALLDEMRDRAAALFGSKPSEVVFTSGGTESNNLAIFGTARRLRTRGRHLITSAIEHHAVLNCFEYLARQEGFEVTVLPVDREGRVSPENLRRTLRPDTILVSIMAANNEVGTLQPIAELGSICRERGVIFHTDAAQWFGKEPFTNIHQFNADLVTVCAHKFHGPKGAGALFIRSPLLPDPIIFGGGHENERRAGTENLPAIAGLVRAMELFLRQPVFPTEPLRIMTQQLAQTIQLIEGVTLVGSPAQRLANTVAFVVNGTDSFALLAGLDVEGICASAGAACSAGSLEPSHVVSALGFDAQLARSLVRFSLGRENTNDEIEAVARLLPAIVRRAQSGR, encoded by the coding sequence ATGCGCACGATTTATTTCGACTACAACGCCACCACGCCCCTGGATCCGGAGGTGGGGGCGGCCATGCAGCCTTATTTCGCGGCCGAATGGGGCAATCCGTCGAGCATTCACCATGTGGGCCGGCGCGCCCGGGCGCTGCTGGATGAAATGCGGGATCGGGCCGCCGCGCTGTTCGGTTCCAAGCCGAGCGAGGTCGTTTTTACCAGCGGCGGCACGGAATCCAACAATCTGGCCATTTTCGGCACCGCGCGGCGGCTGCGCACGCGGGGCCGCCACTTGATCACCTCGGCCATCGAGCACCACGCGGTTCTAAATTGCTTCGAATACCTCGCCCGGCAGGAAGGCTTTGAAGTGACCGTGCTGCCGGTGGACCGCGAGGGCCGGGTGTCGCCCGAAAATTTGCGCCGCACCCTTCGTCCCGACACGATTCTGGTTTCCATCATGGCGGCCAACAACGAGGTGGGAACCCTCCAGCCGATTGCGGAACTCGGCTCCATCTGCCGGGAGCGCGGGGTAATTTTCCACACTGACGCCGCCCAATGGTTCGGCAAGGAGCCGTTCACAAACATTCACCAGTTCAACGCCGACCTGGTCACGGTTTGCGCTCATAAGTTTCATGGCCCGAAAGGGGCTGGTGCCCTGTTCATCCGCTCCCCTTTGTTGCCGGACCCGATTATTTTCGGCGGCGGCCACGAAAATGAGCGGCGGGCGGGCACGGAAAACCTGCCGGCGATTGCCGGTCTGGTGCGCGCCATGGAACTCTTCCTGCGCCAGCCCGTTTTCCCGACCGAACCGTTGCGGATCATGACCCAACAGCTGGCCCAGACGATTCAATTAATTGAGGGCGTGACGCTGGTCGGCTCACCAGCCCAAAGGCTCGCCAATACGGTCGCTTTCGTCGTCAACGGCACGGATAGTTTCGCCCTGCTGGCCGGATTGGACGTTGAAGGCATTTGCGCCTCGGCCGGAGCCGCGTGTTCGGCCGGTTCCTTGGAGCCTTCGCACGTCGTCTCCGCGCTTGGTTTTGATGCCCAGCTGGCCCGCTCGCTCGTTCGCTTCTCCCTTGGGCGCGAAAACACAAATGATGAGATTGAGGCTGTCGCCCGCCTCCTTCCCGCCATCGTCCGTCGTGCACAATCGGGCCGATAA
- a CDS encoding MlaD family protein, with translation MKNTLETRLGFFAALIVIAAVLILETLGSLENFRHGKHVRALFNTVQELKEGDRVKMAGVEVGRVEKIELYEGRVRVDMKLNANAPVKTDSTATIRFAGLLGQNFVSLDFGSPGAELADNNTYLPTAEQPDLNAIMQRLDNVAAGVENLTKSFSGDKIDNILGPLTDFFKQNNAQISATITNIKNISAQVADGKGTVGKLIMEDTLYNTALNTVSNFQDTAADMRSTIADARTVLADAKAGKGTLGKLLTDDALYNETTESMTNLKEILQKVNRGDGTVGKLVNDQEFYKNAKLTLQKLDKATESLEDQGPISVMGTLFQTFY, from the coding sequence ATGAAAAACACCCTTGAAACCCGCCTGGGGTTCTTTGCCGCCCTCATTGTGATCGCCGCCGTGCTGATCCTAGAAACGCTGGGCAGCCTGGAAAACTTCCGCCACGGGAAGCACGTCCGCGCCCTGTTCAACACCGTCCAGGAACTCAAGGAAGGGGACCGCGTCAAAATGGCGGGCGTGGAAGTCGGCCGCGTGGAAAAAATCGAGCTCTATGAAGGCCGGGTGCGCGTTGACATGAAACTGAACGCCAACGCGCCGGTCAAAACGGACAGCACGGCCACCATCCGGTTCGCCGGCCTGCTGGGCCAGAATTTTGTGTCGCTCGATTTTGGTTCGCCCGGCGCCGAACTGGCCGACAACAACACCTATCTGCCCACCGCCGAGCAGCCGGATCTCAATGCCATCATGCAGCGCCTCGACAACGTGGCCGCCGGTGTGGAAAACCTCACCAAGAGCTTCTCAGGCGACAAAATCGACAACATCCTCGGCCCGCTCACGGATTTCTTCAAACAAAACAACGCCCAGATCAGCGCCACCATCACCAACATCAAGAACATCAGCGCACAGGTGGCGGACGGCAAAGGCACCGTGGGCAAGCTGATCATGGAGGACACGCTTTACAACACGGCCTTGAACACGGTTTCAAACTTTCAGGACACGGCGGCCGACATGCGTTCAACCATCGCCGATGCGCGCACTGTGCTGGCCGATGCCAAGGCGGGCAAAGGCACCCTGGGCAAGTTGTTGACCGACGATGCGCTCTACAATGAAACCACCGAATCCATGACCAACCTCAAGGAGATTCTCCAGAAAGTGAACCGGGGCGATGGCACGGTGGGCAAACTGGTGAACGACCAGGAATTCTACAAGAACGCCAAGCTCACCCTGCAAAAACTCGACAAGGCCACGGAAAGCCTGGAAGACCAGGGTCCCATCAGTGTTATGGGGACGCTCTTCCAGACGTTCTATTGA
- a CDS encoding ATP-binding cassette domain-containing protein, with amino-acid sequence MSESSQQCGISIEIKGLRKSFDGQEVLKGIDLQVQPGEVFVLMGPSGSGKSVLLRHIIGLEPPDAGEILIAGESIHTEGVMDRHHLAMVFQSGALLNSLTVGENVGLYLSEHRLKPPEEIRRIVAEQLEAVGLKGVEAKMPSDLSGGMKKRVAIARALVSEPELILYDEPTSELDPVSSVVVGEQIAKLNARSKVTSLVVSHDRDLAFGIADRIAVILEGRILAIGKREEIRQCQDPAIRDFLNANFNRL; translated from the coding sequence ATGAGCGAATCCTCCCAACAGTGTGGCATCAGCATTGAAATCAAGGGGCTCCGCAAATCCTTTGACGGCCAGGAAGTGCTCAAGGGCATCGACCTGCAGGTGCAACCCGGTGAAGTGTTCGTGCTGATGGGCCCGAGCGGCAGCGGCAAAAGCGTGCTGCTGCGCCACATCATCGGCCTGGAGCCGCCGGACGCGGGCGAGATTCTCATCGCCGGCGAATCCATTCACACCGAAGGCGTCATGGACCGGCATCATCTGGCCATGGTGTTTCAATCCGGTGCGCTGTTAAACTCGCTGACGGTGGGCGAAAACGTCGGCCTCTATTTGAGCGAGCATCGGCTGAAACCGCCGGAGGAAATCCGCCGCATCGTGGCCGAACAGCTTGAAGCCGTCGGGTTGAAGGGCGTGGAAGCCAAAATGCCCAGTGATTTGTCCGGTGGCATGAAGAAGCGGGTGGCCATCGCCCGCGCCCTGGTCAGCGAGCCCGAACTCATTCTCTACGACGAGCCCACGAGCGAACTGGATCCGGTGTCGTCCGTGGTGGTCGGCGAACAGATTGCCAAATTGAACGCCCGGTCCAAGGTGACTTCGCTTGTGGTTTCGCACGATCGGGATCTCGCCTTTGGCATCGCCGACCGCATCGCCGTGATTTTGGAGGGCCGCATCCTGGCCATCGGCAAGCGGGAGGAAATCCGCCAGTGCCAGGATCCCGCCATCCGTGATTTTCTCAACGCCAATTTCAACCGCCTTTGA
- the argS gene encoding arginine--tRNA ligase — protein sequence MFTHPVMLPNKHIEAALQAAVRAVLPDADVSAVLVRPCPDPKFGDYQSNALMALAKARKLNPRQLAEQVKAKLDVAAWCEPVEIAGAGFLNFRLKPAAVAACLGEALVGQHLFFSRAANPLTVVVDFSSPNVAKPMHVGHIRSTGIGDALQRILRLLGHRVITDNHIGDWGTQFGKLLLGWKQILDRPALERDAIAELERLYKVINAECDAHPARLEEAKQELVKLQAGDAENTAIWKEMIRLSQVQFDTIYGRLGVKFDQTLGESFYNPWLGEVVADLLKRGIARESEGAVGIFSDGSLPPKEDPFLVNRDGEWVADPALVRKSDGGFNYMTTDLATVDYRLKTWSPHEIVYVVDDRQAPHFRKLFLAFGRWQPEAAKNVKLFHVGFGKIMGDDGKPFKTRSGDTVKLGDLLDEAESRALAVVNEKNPDLPEAQRREIARVVGLGAVKYADLLPNRQSDYVFSWDKMLSLQGNTAPYLQYAYARIASILRKAGETSKVQHPTSNIQLAAAEELALAKQLLNFGGVLEAVLDDFRPNYLCNYLYEVAGAFAKFYEACPVLKSEDEMRNSRLALCDLTGRVLKQGLNTLGIEVLEQM from the coding sequence GTGTTCACGCATCCTGTCATGCTGCCCAACAAACACATTGAAGCCGCGCTGCAAGCCGCCGTCCGCGCCGTCCTGCCGGACGCCGACGTGAGCGCCGTGCTCGTGCGCCCGTGCCCGGACCCGAAATTCGGCGATTACCAGAGCAACGCCCTCATGGCCCTCGCCAAGGCGCGCAAGCTGAACCCGCGCCAACTCGCCGAACAGGTGAAGGCCAAGCTCGACGTCGCCGCGTGGTGCGAACCCGTCGAAATCGCCGGCGCGGGCTTCCTCAATTTCCGCCTCAAGCCCGCCGCCGTGGCCGCGTGCCTCGGTGAAGCGCTCGTGGGCCAGCATCTGTTTTTTAGCCGCGCGGCCAATCCGCTCACGGTCGTGGTGGATTTCAGTTCGCCGAACGTCGCCAAGCCGATGCACGTCGGGCACATTCGATCCACCGGCATCGGCGACGCGCTCCAGCGCATCCTGCGCCTGCTCGGCCACCGCGTCATCACCGACAACCACATCGGCGATTGGGGCACGCAATTCGGCAAGCTGCTGCTCGGCTGGAAACAAATCCTGGATCGCCCCGCGCTCGAACGTGACGCCATCGCCGAACTCGAACGGCTCTACAAGGTCATCAACGCCGAGTGCGACGCCCACCCCGCGCGGCTCGAAGAAGCCAAACAGGAACTGGTGAAGCTCCAGGCCGGCGATGCCGAGAACACCGCCATCTGGAAGGAGATGATCCGCCTGTCGCAGGTCCAGTTCGACACGATTTACGGCCGGCTCGGCGTGAAGTTCGACCAGACGCTGGGCGAAAGTTTTTACAACCCTTGGCTCGGCGAAGTCGTCGCGGACCTGCTCAAGCGCGGCATCGCCCGCGAAAGCGAAGGCGCGGTGGGCATCTTCAGCGACGGCTCGTTGCCGCCGAAGGAAGACCCTTTTCTCGTCAACCGCGACGGCGAGTGGGTGGCCGACCCCGCGCTCGTCCGCAAGAGCGACGGCGGTTTCAACTACATGACCACCGACCTTGCCACGGTGGATTACCGCCTGAAGACGTGGTCGCCGCACGAGATTGTGTATGTGGTGGACGACCGGCAGGCGCCGCATTTCAGGAAGCTCTTCCTCGCCTTCGGGCGCTGGCAGCCCGAGGCAGCGAAGAACGTGAAGCTCTTCCACGTCGGCTTCGGCAAGATCATGGGCGACGATGGCAAGCCGTTCAAAACGCGCTCCGGCGACACGGTAAAACTCGGCGACCTGCTCGACGAAGCCGAGTCGCGCGCGCTGGCGGTGGTGAATGAGAAGAATCCCGACCTGCCCGAAGCCCAGCGCCGCGAGATTGCGCGCGTGGTCGGTCTCGGCGCCGTGAAATACGCCGACCTGCTGCCGAACCGACAGAGCGATTACGTGTTCAGTTGGGACAAGATGCTGTCGCTCCAGGGCAACACTGCGCCGTATTTGCAGTATGCCTACGCCCGCATCGCGAGCATTCTCCGGAAGGCGGGAGAAACATCAAAAGTCCAACATCCGACATCCAACATCCAATTGGCGGCGGCCGAGGAACTCGCGCTCGCCAAGCAATTATTGAACTTCGGCGGCGTGCTGGAAGCGGTGTTGGATGATTTCCGGCCGAATTATCTCTGCAATTATCTTTACGAGGTCGCCGGCGCGTTCGCGAAATTCTACGAAGCCTGCCCGGTGCTGAAGTCCGAAGACGAAATGCGCAACAGTCGGCTGGCGCTTTGCGACCTGACTGGCCGCGTGCTCAAGCAGGGATTGAACACGCTGGGCATCGAAGTGCTGGAGCAGATGTAA